In Sporosarcina psychrophila, a genomic segment contains:
- a CDS encoding gluconeogenesis factor YvcK family protein, with amino-acid sequence MPKSGNLKKVVVLGGGTGLSTLLRGLKNYPVDLTAVVTVADDGGSSGRLLDEYDIPPPGDIRKVMAALSDVEPLIEEMFEYRFATSEDLKGHSLGNLMLAAMTDITGDFARAVEQMSRVLNIKGKVLPAANQRITLHAELEDGTIVTGESKIPVYERKIRKVYLSPQEVEPLPETIEAINSADLIIIGPGSLYTSILPALLVQSIRKAVLSCKAKKVYINNLTTQAGETHRYTASEHVQALYDHAGEPFIDTVLLNGTEFSALQGGKEWTGPPWPVENDLETLQQLVPNIVVKDICLLLNGTIIHDSEKVAKWLIEYMENGIETEQT; translated from the coding sequence ATGCCGAAATCCGGGAACTTGAAGAAAGTCGTTGTGTTAGGCGGCGGAACTGGTTTATCCACTTTGCTACGCGGATTGAAAAATTACCCTGTCGATTTGACTGCGGTCGTTACAGTAGCTGATGATGGCGGCAGTTCGGGCAGACTTCTTGACGAATATGACATACCACCTCCGGGTGATATTCGTAAAGTGATGGCAGCGCTTTCAGATGTTGAGCCATTAATCGAAGAAATGTTTGAATACCGCTTTGCTACTTCAGAGGATTTGAAAGGTCATTCACTCGGTAATCTTATGCTGGCTGCTATGACGGATATCACAGGTGATTTCGCACGAGCAGTCGAACAAATGAGCAGGGTACTAAACATAAAAGGGAAAGTATTACCAGCCGCTAATCAGCGGATCACATTGCACGCAGAACTCGAAGACGGTACAATCGTGACGGGTGAATCGAAAATACCGGTTTACGAACGTAAAATTCGTAAAGTGTATTTATCACCACAAGAAGTTGAACCGTTACCTGAAACAATAGAGGCAATAAATTCTGCTGACCTGATCATTATTGGCCCAGGCAGCCTATATACAAGCATCTTGCCGGCACTGCTTGTCCAATCAATTCGTAAAGCGGTCTTGTCATGTAAGGCAAAAAAGGTGTATATTAACAACTTGACGACGCAAGCAGGAGAAACACACCGCTATACAGCTTCGGAGCATGTGCAGGCATTGTATGATCATGCGGGTGAACCTTTTATCGACACGGTTTTATTGAACGGCACAGAATTTTCTGCGTTGCAGGGTGGGAAAGAATGGACGGGGCCTCCCTGGCCTGTCGAAAACGATTTGGAAACGCTTCAACAACTTGTACCAAATATCGTAGTAAAAGACATTTGCTTATTATTAAATGGAACTATCATACATGATTCCGAAAAAGTAGCTAAATGGCTTATAGAATATATGGAAAATGGGATCGAAACGGAACAGACGTGA
- the lysS gene encoding lysine--tRNA ligase, protein MSNEQIALRIEKLETLKSQGISVYPERFSTNNEIYEAAQLEDGTSGVLVAGRIMSIRNFSKLSFITISNIQGSLQLLLKKDEIGEEPYNQFHNLLDMGDFIGVEGCMYTTKTNEKTLRIESYVFLGKALRTLPEKWHGLSNVELRYRQRYLDLMVTKDTQSRLLARTKMVRAIRRFFEDQEFLEVETPVLQHTSSGALAKPFRTYHNSLDTELNLRIAPETYLKRLIVGGFTKVFEFAKCFRNEGISSQHLQEFTMVEGYAAYWNYEDTMKLMRNMVLFVLDQIFNTTTITIRGQTINFSLEWDIVSFRDLILKDTGIDIDLYPDVEDLYQATLRVNMDLEHTDIESLGRGNFIDLLYKKMCRPQLVKPTFLIRHPIDLSPLARANDQNPALTDRFQLVVNGAEIINAYSELVDPLEQRRRLEAQALLKSNGDLEAMEMDEDYLTAMEYGMPPISGWGFGIERLLMVLTDSDTIKDCVLFPLNKKL, encoded by the coding sequence ATGAGCAATGAACAAATAGCTTTAAGAATAGAGAAATTAGAGACTTTAAAATCGCAAGGGATTTCAGTATATCCTGAAAGGTTTTCTACAAATAATGAAATTTATGAAGCTGCTCAACTCGAAGACGGAACTTCTGGGGTCCTAGTTGCTGGAAGAATAATGAGCATTAGAAATTTCAGTAAATTAAGTTTCATTACTATTTCAAACATACAAGGAAGCTTACAACTTCTGTTGAAAAAGGATGAGATTGGTGAGGAACCTTATAATCAGTTTCACAATTTATTGGATATGGGAGATTTTATCGGTGTGGAAGGATGTATGTATACGACTAAAACGAATGAGAAAACACTTCGTATCGAAAGTTATGTGTTTCTTGGGAAGGCGTTACGGACTCTTCCAGAAAAATGGCACGGTTTAAGCAATGTTGAACTTCGATATAGACAGCGTTATTTAGATTTAATGGTGACAAAAGACACACAAAGTCGCTTACTAGCTAGAACCAAAATGGTACGTGCCATTCGCAGGTTCTTTGAGGACCAGGAATTTTTAGAAGTAGAAACACCAGTTTTACAGCATACTTCCTCGGGGGCGTTAGCTAAGCCTTTTAGGACCTATCATAACTCTTTAGATACAGAACTAAATTTACGTATTGCACCGGAAACCTATTTAAAAAGGTTAATTGTAGGTGGATTTACCAAAGTTTTTGAATTTGCAAAGTGTTTTAGGAACGAGGGGATTAGTTCTCAACATCTTCAAGAATTTACAATGGTTGAAGGGTATGCGGCATATTGGAATTATGAGGATACAATGAAATTAATGCGTAATATGGTTCTGTTTGTCCTGGATCAAATCTTTAATACGACTACCATTACCATCCGGGGTCAAACAATAAATTTTTCACTTGAATGGGATATTGTCTCTTTCAGGGATTTAATCTTAAAAGACACAGGGATTGATATAGATCTTTATCCTGATGTTGAGGATTTATATCAAGCAACATTGAGGGTTAATATGGACTTGGAACATACTGACATTGAATCTTTAGGGAGAGGTAATTTTATTGATCTTCTTTACAAAAAAATGTGTCGGCCACAACTAGTTAAACCGACATTTCTAATCCGACATCCTATTGACTTGTCCCCACTAGCTAGGGCCAATGATCAAAACCCTGCTCTTACAGACCGGTTCCAATTAGTGGTGAATGGTGCGGAAATTATTAATGCCTATTCAGAGTTGGTTGACCCACTTGAACAAAGAAGAAGACTGGAGGCTCAAGCTCTTCTTAAAAGTAATGGAGATTTGGAGGCTATGGAGATGGATGAAGATTATCTAACAGCTATGGAATATGGAATGCCACCCATTTCTGGTTGGGGATTTGGAATTGAACGATTATTAATGGTACTAACGGATAGTGATACGATTAAAGACTGTGTTTTATTTCCATTAAATAAAAAACTATAG
- a CDS encoding serine hydrolase domain-containing protein: METLTNRIKKIDNMINDIMGEHTVGMSVSIVKEDRVIFSKGFGYSQLEPVKKPIDEDTIMSIQSVTKNFVATCILQLAEKGLINLDVPLVVYLPYFRTQDKQLSDQITVKHILSHTAGFPSDLGIANLIAPNVMEVYSDTPTEWSEALAHYNLSEQEIASIQSREDITRWFRKVDLEYLPGEGWNYCTDAFVILGDLIEKVTGENWELHLRNNVLTPLHMKRTTWDSQAVIEDSNYAKYYLGFEKNETPYPMNPVAAPIGFLYSTANELASYMLFHLNFSSPANLELYSKKQMQKPVSLVSKPWNNEDNTIYYGIGWFIEKYKGQTIIEHGGGQLAVRALLSLVPEERMGVAVLLNFDSTIHRLVSRRIIDILLDI, from the coding sequence ATGGAGACATTAACTAATAGAATTAAAAAGATAGATAATATGATAAATGATATTATGGGAGAACATACAGTAGGCATGAGTGTGTCAATCGTAAAAGAAGATAGAGTGATCTTTTCCAAAGGATTTGGTTATTCTCAACTTGAACCAGTTAAAAAGCCGATTGATGAGGACACCATCATGAGTATACAGAGTGTAACAAAGAACTTTGTTGCAACCTGTATCTTGCAACTGGCTGAAAAAGGATTAATTAATCTTGATGTACCACTTGTTGTTTACTTACCATATTTTAGAACACAAGACAAACAATTGAGTGACCAAATCACAGTAAAACATATACTAAGTCATACGGCTGGATTTCCGTCCGATTTAGGCATTGCAAATTTAATTGCTCCCAATGTGATGGAAGTTTATTCAGACACCCCAACTGAGTGGAGTGAAGCTTTAGCTCATTACAATTTGTCAGAACAGGAGATAGCAAGCATACAATCTAGAGAGGATATCACTCGGTGGTTTCGTAAAGTAGACCTAGAATATCTTCCAGGAGAGGGTTGGAATTATTGTACCGACGCCTTTGTTATTCTTGGTGATCTAATCGAAAAAGTGACCGGGGAAAATTGGGAGCTTCATCTGAGGAATAATGTACTAACACCGTTGCATATGAAGCGGACTACATGGGATTCCCAAGCCGTTATTGAGGATAGCAACTATGCTAAATATTATTTAGGGTTTGAAAAAAATGAAACTCCCTATCCAATGAACCCGGTTGCGGCACCCATAGGTTTTCTATATTCAACAGCAAATGAATTAGCTTCATATATGTTGTTTCACTTGAACTTTTCATCACCTGCTAATCTAGAGCTGTACAGTAAAAAACAAATGCAAAAACCAGTAAGTCTCGTATCAAAACCTTGGAATAATGAAGATAATACGATTTATTATGGAATAGGCTGGTTTATAGAAAAATACAAGGGACAAACAATTATAGAACATGGGGGAGGTCAATTAGCAGTACGAGCGTTACTTTCGTTAGTACCGGAAGAAAGAATGGGTGTAGCTGTATTGTTAAACTTTGATAGTACTATCCATCGTCTAGTTAGTCGTAGAATTATCGATATCCTGTTAGATATATAG
- a CDS encoding tetratricopeptide repeat protein: protein MDKLRNKHDKKIISFIPDGEFYYNKAIQAMQRDRFEDAQRYLKRASELSPEDWKILMEYGVLVMEEGRFEEAHELLMTANSFAPSEEEIIFYLAEVHAHLGMLRDAKMYAEKYILIDPDGPFADDSMEIIDFAEQEESFNDDEMPDGEVFFLQEKARRLMESGEFKAAVELLESIIVDYPEFWAAYNNLALAYFYIGENERASKLLHDVLNRNKGNIHALCNLAVFYYYEKKEEELESLLALLVKIKPYQFENRYKLGATFALIGRHKEAYNWLRSLQKRGFEGDTGYYFWLSHSAYFSGHEKVAREAYAKLIELDPSKAGYEPWNGVQEIITSDSLEQDREFLLSKIANTYRSERMFGFYLLGKSGHKQEIISHPSYIEMEKLSDYERLFLASGLDYEFMPETNFDKSFMRALETTDLLYNKYCPLDKQASHLFQMWFTLCETALSRSYLFRNPAALAAAADYMFQSSRYPDVTKTAIAKEFGISVPTLTKYVGELIEYLPQFDA, encoded by the coding sequence TTGGATAAACTACGTAACAAGCATGATAAAAAAATTATTTCGTTCATTCCAGACGGTGAATTTTATTATAATAAAGCGATTCAGGCGATGCAACGCGATCGTTTTGAAGATGCACAGCGGTATTTGAAAAGAGCATCAGAGCTTAGTCCTGAAGATTGGAAAATCCTCATGGAATATGGCGTGCTCGTCATGGAAGAGGGACGTTTTGAGGAAGCTCATGAACTGCTAATGACTGCAAACTCATTCGCACCTTCGGAAGAGGAAATTATATTCTATTTGGCAGAAGTGCATGCCCATCTTGGTATGCTGCGGGATGCAAAAATGTATGCGGAAAAATATATATTAATTGATCCTGATGGTCCATTTGCTGATGATTCAATGGAAATTATTGATTTCGCAGAACAGGAAGAGTCATTTAATGATGATGAAATGCCGGACGGTGAAGTATTCTTTTTACAGGAAAAGGCACGCCGACTTATGGAGTCAGGTGAATTCAAGGCGGCCGTGGAATTACTTGAGTCGATTATTGTCGATTATCCGGAGTTTTGGGCCGCTTATAATAATTTAGCTCTGGCTTATTTTTATATCGGGGAAAACGAGCGAGCTAGTAAGTTACTTCATGATGTTTTAAATCGTAATAAAGGAAATATCCATGCACTTTGTAATCTGGCGGTCTTTTATTATTACGAAAAGAAGGAAGAGGAATTGGAGTCTCTACTTGCTTTGCTTGTGAAAATTAAACCGTATCAATTTGAAAATCGCTATAAACTCGGCGCGACGTTTGCGCTTATTGGAAGACATAAAGAAGCTTATAATTGGCTCAGAAGTCTACAAAAGAGAGGGTTTGAAGGGGACACAGGCTACTACTTCTGGCTGTCCCATTCCGCTTATTTCTCTGGACATGAAAAAGTGGCGCGAGAAGCATATGCAAAGCTGATTGAACTGGATCCATCGAAGGCGGGTTACGAGCCGTGGAATGGTGTCCAAGAGATTATCACGTCTGATTCACTTGAGCAGGATAGGGAATTTTTACTAAGTAAAATTGCCAACACCTACAGAAGTGAAAGGATGTTCGGTTTTTATCTTCTTGGAAAGTCAGGTCACAAGCAGGAAATTATCTCACATCCATCTTATATTGAAATGGAAAAACTGAGTGACTACGAGCGGCTTTTTCTGGCAAGTGGTCTCGATTATGAATTCATGCCGGAAACCAACTTTGATAAGTCATTTATGCGAGCGCTTGAAACGACCGACTTACTTTACAACAAATATTGTCCGCTCGATAAACAAGCATCTCATCTGTTTCAAATGTGGTTCACCCTATGCGAAACTGCATTAAGTCGTTCTTATTTGTTTAGAAACCCGGCGGCACTTGCAGCCGCAGCAGATTATATGTTCCAATCATCCCGTTATCCTGATGTAACAAAAACAGCGATTGCAAAGGAATTCGGAATATCAGTCCCGACGCTGACAAAGTATGTCGGAGAATTGATTGAGTATTTACCACAATTTGATGCCTAA
- a CDS encoding HPr family phosphocarrier protein gives MAERIVEVKLKSGLQARQAALFVQEANRFLSDVFLKKEERQVNAKSIMGIMSLAIARGTTVTLIAEGIDEEQALESLAVLVENGN, from the coding sequence ATGGCAGAACGAATAGTTGAAGTGAAGTTGAAATCAGGATTGCAAGCAAGGCAAGCAGCACTTTTTGTCCAAGAGGCAAATAGGTTTTTGTCCGATGTATTTTTGAAAAAAGAAGAACGCCAAGTAAATGCTAAAAGTATAATGGGGATCATGAGCCTAGCCATCGCGCGCGGCACGACTGTTACGTTGATTGCAGAAGGAATTGACGAGGAACAGGCGCTAGAATCACTCGCAGTACTTGTTGAAAATGGCAATTAA
- the rapZ gene encoding RNase adapter RapZ has protein sequence MTEIGKPSSDIEIVIITGMSGAGKTVAVQSFEDLGFYCIDNLPPELLVMFLNLMMKSENQMKRIAAVMDTRGGDLFDSLIGALDDLLEMQGVSSRILFLDADDETLVRRYKESRRSHPLSAGGLPLAGIKKERLLLSEMKGRARSIFNTTSLKPRALREKIMAEFSSKDDLGFTLNFLSFGFKHGMPIDADVVFDVRFLPNPFYIEDLKPKTGLEKEVYDYVLKWKDTQILIEKLTDLFKFLIPQYKNEGKSQVVIAFGCTGGQHRSVTLAEFFGSRFKDEYRTLITHRDIEKRKD, from the coding sequence ATGACTGAAATAGGGAAGCCAAGCAGCGATATTGAAATAGTTATTATTACGGGGATGTCGGGTGCAGGTAAGACGGTTGCAGTGCAGAGCTTTGAAGATCTTGGATTTTATTGCATCGATAATTTGCCTCCAGAGCTATTAGTTATGTTTCTGAATTTGATGATGAAATCGGAAAATCAAATGAAACGGATAGCCGCTGTAATGGATACGCGTGGAGGTGACCTATTTGATTCGCTCATTGGTGCTCTGGATGACCTTTTGGAAATGCAGGGTGTATCATCACGAATATTATTCCTTGATGCAGACGATGAGACGCTTGTTCGACGCTATAAGGAATCTAGAAGGTCACATCCATTATCGGCAGGCGGATTGCCTCTAGCAGGTATAAAGAAAGAGCGCCTGCTGTTGTCTGAGATGAAAGGCCGTGCACGCTCGATTTTCAACACTACAAGTTTAAAACCAAGGGCATTGAGAGAGAAAATAATGGCTGAGTTCTCCTCTAAGGATGATCTTGGTTTTACACTAAACTTCCTCTCTTTCGGTTTTAAGCATGGCATGCCAATTGATGCAGATGTCGTGTTTGACGTGCGTTTCCTACCAAATCCTTTCTACATTGAGGATTTGAAACCGAAGACGGGACTCGAGAAAGAAGTCTATGACTATGTACTGAAATGGAAAGATACTCAAATCCTTATTGAAAAACTCACGGACTTATTTAAGTTCTTAATTCCACAATATAAAAATGAAGGAAAATCACAAGTTGTGATTGCATTCGGCTGTACAGGAGGTCAACACCGTTCTGTAACACTCGCTGAATTTTTCGGAAGCCGGTTCAAAGACGAGTACCGGACACTCATCACCCATAGGGATATTGAAAAAAGAAAGGATTGA
- the whiA gene encoding DNA-binding protein WhiA, producing the protein MSFASETKKEMTQIEADDCCVKAEVAAFIRMNGALSFSNKQLSLDVQTENAAIARRLYTNLKRLYPYKVELLVRKKMRLKKNNVYICRIRGGAKALLEELLILTGTFQFKNEISKELVKKRCCQRAYLRGAFLAGGSVNNPETSSYHLEIFSIYKEHSEDLVDLMNKYHLNAKSIERKKGYIAYLKEAEKISDFLSIVGAHVSLMKFEDVRIIRDMRNSVNRLVNCETANMNKTIGAAQRQVENIKFIESTIGLAELPDRLQEIARLRVDNQDITLKELGELVSGGMVSKSGVNHRLRKIEEIAENLRNGGIGSR; encoded by the coding sequence ATGTCTTTTGCTTCAGAAACAAAAAAGGAAATGACACAGATAGAAGCGGATGACTGTTGTGTAAAGGCAGAAGTAGCGGCGTTCATTAGGATGAATGGTGCACTTTCCTTTTCTAATAAACAGTTAAGTTTGGACGTACAAACTGAAAATGCAGCGATTGCCAGACGCCTATATACGAATTTAAAACGATTGTATCCTTATAAAGTAGAGTTGCTTGTTCGAAAAAAGATGCGCTTGAAAAAAAACAACGTTTACATTTGCCGGATTAGAGGTGGAGCAAAAGCTCTTTTGGAAGAACTACTAATCCTGACGGGAACATTTCAATTTAAAAATGAGATTTCAAAGGAATTGGTTAAAAAGAGATGCTGTCAACGCGCTTATCTGCGGGGGGCTTTTCTGGCAGGGGGTTCCGTGAATAACCCGGAAACATCTTCTTATCACCTTGAAATCTTTTCGATATATAAAGAACATAGTGAAGACTTAGTCGATTTGATGAACAAATACCATTTGAATGCGAAGTCGATTGAACGGAAAAAAGGGTATATTGCTTATTTGAAAGAAGCTGAAAAAATATCGGATTTCCTTAGTATTGTCGGCGCGCACGTGAGCTTAATGAAGTTTGAAGATGTACGAATTATACGCGATATGCGAAATAGTGTGAACAGGCTTGTGAATTGTGAAACCGCGAATATGAATAAAACAATTGGTGCAGCACAGCGCCAAGTTGAAAATATAAAGTTTATTGAAAGTACGATTGGACTTGCTGAATTACCAGATAGATTACAAGAAATCGCAAGGCTTCGGGTCGACAATCAGGATATTACGTTGAAGGAACTTGGAGAACTGGTTTCGGGTGGAATGGTAAGTAAATCAGGTGTGAACCATCGCTTAAGAAAAATCGAAGAAATTGCGGAAAATCTTCGCAATGGGGGAATCGGTAGTCGGTAA
- the trxB gene encoding thioredoxin-disulfide reductase, whose translation MTTEKIYDVIIIGAGPAGMTAAVYTSRGNLSTLMLERGIPGGQMANTEEIENYPGFEHILGPDLSTKMFDHARKFGAEYAYGDVTDVIDGESYKTIVVGDKEYKARAIIITTGAEYKKMGIPGEAELTGRGVSYCAVCDGAFFRKKELVVVGGGDSAVEEGTYLTRFADKVTIVHRRGELRAQKILQDRAFANDKIEFIWNSSVKEVNAREGKVGSVTLVSTVDGSERVFEADGMFVYIGMDPLTAPFAKLGILDENGYVATNEIMETSVPGIYAAGDVREKLLRQVVTATGDGSIAAQAVQKYVEELMEKLGAKA comes from the coding sequence ATGACAACTGAAAAAATTTATGATGTCATTATTATTGGTGCCGGCCCTGCGGGGATGACGGCTGCTGTCTATACATCTCGTGGGAACCTTTCAACGTTAATGCTTGAACGGGGAATTCCAGGCGGCCAAATGGCTAATACGGAAGAAATTGAAAACTACCCAGGATTCGAACATATATTAGGTCCGGACCTTTCTACAAAAATGTTTGATCACGCGCGTAAGTTTGGTGCTGAATATGCTTATGGCGATGTTACAGATGTTATTGATGGAGAAAGTTACAAGACGATAGTCGTCGGGGATAAAGAGTATAAAGCCCGTGCGATTATTATTACGACAGGTGCTGAATACAAAAAAATGGGTATTCCCGGAGAAGCTGAACTTACAGGCCGTGGCGTAAGCTATTGTGCGGTTTGTGATGGAGCATTCTTCCGTAAGAAAGAGCTCGTTGTTGTAGGCGGTGGCGATTCTGCCGTAGAAGAGGGAACTTATTTGACACGGTTTGCAGATAAGGTGACGATTGTTCATCGCCGCGGTGAATTACGTGCACAAAAAATTCTTCAAGACCGTGCATTTGCAAACGACAAGATTGAATTCATCTGGAATTCATCTGTGAAAGAAGTAAATGCTAGAGAAGGAAAAGTTGGTTCCGTTACACTTGTTTCAACTGTTGATGGTTCTGAAAGGGTATTTGAAGCGGATGGCATGTTCGTCTACATCGGAATGGACCCGTTAACTGCTCCATTTGCTAAACTTGGTATTCTTGACGAAAATGGTTACGTCGCAACAAACGAAATCATGGAAACATCTGTACCTGGTATTTATGCTGCAGGGGATGTTCGTGAAAAATTATTGCGTCAAGTTGTAACGGCTACTGGAGACGGTAGTATTGCTGCGCAGGCTGTCCAGAAATACGTTGAGGAATTGATGGAGAAATTAGGCGCAAAAGCTTAA
- a CDS encoding NUDIX hydrolase: protein MQRIVNLLVVKDNHVLLLKKPRRGWYVAPGGKMDPGESVYETAVREFTEETGAVPISPLLKGVYTMMITDETGETVKNEWMLHTFIAFDLVGKPFETTIEGVLEWHPVESLETLPMAEGDRTNLLFAVSQSGIQYGTFFYTEEFKLLKEEIQNSVEGDGQ from the coding sequence ATGCAGAGAATCGTAAATTTACTTGTAGTAAAAGATAATCATGTATTACTGTTAAAAAAACCTCGTCGCGGGTGGTATGTAGCTCCTGGTGGAAAGATGGATCCGGGTGAATCGGTTTACGAAACAGCCGTCAGAGAATTCACGGAAGAAACCGGTGCTGTACCGATTAGTCCATTGTTAAAAGGCGTCTACACAATGATGATTACAGATGAAACTGGGGAGACTGTGAAAAACGAATGGATGCTCCACACATTCATTGCTTTTGACTTAGTGGGTAAACCGTTTGAAACGACAATTGAAGGAGTATTGGAATGGCATCCTGTTGAAAGCTTAGAGACACTTCCGATGGCAGAAGGGGATCGAACCAATTTACTGTTTGCAGTATCTCAGAGTGGGATACAGTATGGAACGTTCTTTTATACCGAAGAATTTAAACTCTTGAAAGAGGAAATCCAAAATTCTGTGGAAGGTGATGGACAATGA